One region of Flavobacterium sp. GSB-24 genomic DNA includes:
- a CDS encoding Crp/Fnr family transcriptional regulator, with protein sequence MHEPLLEYFANHSVTPLTDEDIDTIKRIFIPKIIRKRQYFLQEGEVCKYMAFITKGAMRQYTVDKKGVEHIVNLSIENWWAGDRESFVQLTTSPYFIDAWEETHVLMLSKADSIILEAIPAFQEARVNMNYKHSFALLNRLNNYITLSAEQRYMELEKTYPEFLQRFPQHIIASYLGITKETLSRVRKKK encoded by the coding sequence ATGCACGAACCGCTTTTGGAATACTTTGCAAATCATTCTGTAACACCCCTCACAGATGAAGATATAGATACCATCAAGAGAATTTTTATTCCAAAAATAATTCGCAAACGACAGTATTTTTTACAAGAAGGAGAAGTCTGTAAATATATGGCATTCATCACAAAAGGCGCCATGAGACAATACACTGTTGATAAAAAAGGCGTCGAACATATCGTTAATCTTTCCATCGAAAACTGGTGGGCTGGTGATCGCGAAAGTTTTGTACAGCTTACAACATCTCCCTATTTTATTGATGCCTGGGAAGAGACTCATGTGCTGATGCTCTCTAAAGCAGATTCCATAATCCTCGAAGCAATTCCAGCTTTTCAAGAAGCCAGGGTTAATATGAATTACAAACATTCCTTTGCCTTATTAAACAGATTAAATAACTACATAACTTTATCAGCCGAGCAGCGTTACATGGAACTTGAAAAGACCTATCCGGAATTTTTACAAAGATTTCCTCAGCACATCATTGCTTCTTATCTGGGTATTACCAAAGAAACACTGAGTCGTGTTCGTAAAAAAAAATAA
- a CDS encoding nuclear transport factor 2 family protein — translation MKKIILSAALILIAGLAATAQNKTNSKSKKMELTNKQKVVELLKAIETGAAAPVGYINPNKYIQHNLGVADGLAGFGALLQALPPKSAKVNTVRAFQDGDYVFTHTDYNFFGPKIGFDIFRFENGKIVEHWDNLQETAKANPSGHTMIDGSTKIKDLDKTADNKILVKNFVDDILVNGKMEKLAGYFNGDNYIQHNPNIPDQLSGLGATLEALAKQGIFLKYDKIHQVLGEGNFVLVVSEGHFGKDYNAFYDLFRVENGKIAEHWDVIEPITAKENWKNNNGKF, via the coding sequence ATGAAAAAAATAATCCTTAGCGCAGCTTTGATTTTAATAGCCGGACTAGCTGCAACGGCTCAAAACAAAACCAATTCAAAAAGTAAAAAAATGGAACTAACTAATAAACAAAAAGTAGTGGAATTGCTCAAAGCAATCGAAACAGGTGCTGCTGCTCCTGTTGGGTATATCAATCCAAACAAATACATTCAGCACAATCTTGGGGTTGCCGATGGCCTAGCAGGTTTTGGAGCTTTGCTGCAGGCACTGCCTCCCAAATCAGCAAAAGTAAATACAGTAAGAGCTTTTCAGGATGGCGATTATGTTTTTACCCATACCGATTATAATTTTTTTGGGCCAAAAATCGGATTTGACATTTTTCGCTTTGAAAATGGAAAAATTGTTGAACATTGGGATAATTTACAAGAAACGGCCAAAGCAAACCCGAGCGGCCATACCATGATCGATGGCTCCACTAAAATCAAGGACCTTGACAAAACCGCCGACAACAAAATATTGGTAAAAAACTTTGTAGATGATATCCTGGTGAACGGTAAAATGGAAAAGCTGGCCGGCTATTTTAATGGGGACAACTATATTCAGCACAATCCTAATATTCCTGACCAGCTTTCAGGGCTTGGTGCCACTCTTGAAGCGCTTGCAAAACAAGGTATATTTTTAAAGTACGATAAAATTCATCAGGTACTTGGAGAAGGAAACTTTGTTCTTGTGGTTAGTGAAGGTCATTTTGGCAAAGATTATAATGCTTTTTATGATTTGTTCCGAGTAGAAAATGGAAAAATTGCAGAACATTGGGATGTAATTGAACCAATCACTGCAAAAGAAAACTGGAAAAACAATAACGGAAAATTCTAA
- a CDS encoding MoaF N-terminal domain-containing protein: MSDTIEIIEKKFHANFGDFAFELSFESETQLTWKALTNEEFGAFETVAITKTEIRPNIYMIYWKEKSGTTVTHVEDFENGIVYTNITDPNNNFTNLKGTLKQL, translated from the coding sequence ATGTCAGATACCATTGAAATTATCGAAAAAAAATTCCATGCAAATTTTGGCGATTTTGCCTTCGAATTAAGCTTCGAAAGTGAAACACAGCTAACATGGAAAGCGCTCACTAATGAAGAATTCGGAGCTTTTGAAACAGTAGCAATTACCAAAACGGAAATCAGACCAAATATCTATATGATCTATTGGAAAGAAAAATCAGGTACTACAGTAACTCATGTGGAAGACTTTGAAAATGGTATTGTATATACCAACATAACAGATCCTAATAACAATTTTACTAACCTAAAAGGTACATTGAAACAATTATAA
- a CDS encoding helix-turn-helix transcriptional regulator: MRKDNPHLKQSFELLNEQKLEILITLQFNSTPSMTSNIEKYEFKSGLPQEFEIIGMAELYRDFVETLTAPHRTNFYHILWFQKGTPTHIIDFNPVQVKPNSVLFLNKDAVQKFDKNGDFDGKVLLFTDSFFCKTPLDSKSLQSNLLFNNLLSVSQIELQRISTDFTHLFELLETEFKKEKDNYQSDILRNYLRNLLLLSEREINKQNLTKIKKGADFDCVVLFKDFLETGFRKQKQVSSYAKQLLVTEKRLNQATTRILGKTPKEIIDDRVMLEAKRLLAHTNENVKEISYELGFEEPTNFIKYFRKHSNSTPVEFRESHTSA, translated from the coding sequence TTGAGAAAAGATAACCCGCACTTAAAACAGTCATTTGAATTGTTAAATGAACAAAAACTGGAAATTTTAATAACTTTGCAATTCAATTCAACCCCATCCATGACATCGAACATCGAGAAATACGAATTCAAATCAGGTCTTCCTCAAGAGTTTGAAATTATTGGTATGGCAGAGCTCTATCGCGACTTTGTAGAGACATTGACAGCGCCCCACAGAACAAACTTTTACCATATCTTATGGTTTCAAAAAGGAACCCCAACCCATATTATTGATTTCAATCCCGTCCAAGTAAAGCCCAACTCAGTACTTTTTTTAAACAAAGATGCTGTTCAGAAGTTTGATAAAAATGGAGATTTTGACGGTAAGGTGCTTTTGTTTACCGATAGCTTCTTTTGCAAGACCCCGCTGGATTCAAAATCCCTGCAATCCAATCTTTTATTCAATAATTTACTATCTGTTTCACAAATTGAACTTCAGAGAATATCTACAGATTTTACACATCTTTTTGAATTACTGGAAACAGAATTCAAAAAAGAAAAAGACAACTATCAATCCGATATCCTGAGAAACTACCTCCGCAATTTACTCTTGCTTTCAGAAAGGGAAATCAATAAACAGAATTTAACGAAGATAAAAAAAGGCGCTGATTTTGACTGTGTAGTACTTTTTAAAGATTTTTTAGAAACAGGATTCAGAAAACAAAAACAAGTAAGCAGTTACGCCAAACAATTACTTGTCACTGAAAAAAGACTCAATCAGGCTACTACCAGAATTTTAGGCAAGACGCCCAAAGAAATAATTGATGACAGGGTAATGCTCGAAGCCAAGCGACTATTAGCCCATACCAATGAAAATGTCAAAGAAATCAGTTATGAACTGGGTTTTGAAGAGCCTACCAATTTTATCAAATATTTCCGCAAACACTCCAATAGCACTCCTGTCGAATTCAGGGAAAGCCATACTTCGGCCTAA
- a CDS encoding RNA polymerase sigma-70 factor, protein MNKDHSNTVSDDVLLKHICLHDDHGSFTVLYDRYWNKSLAIAYNLTKDKSTAKDIVQDLFISFWNRRKTLEINNFDSYLATALKFSVFSYFEKERRRRIIREEKLEVKQEAILDEQIESMFSNDYFSNLLEHLPEKCKLVVQYSRLEDMKNADIAKTMNISEKTVEGHLTKGLKIIRNKFRY, encoded by the coding sequence ATGAACAAAGATCATTCCAATACGGTTTCAGATGATGTGTTATTAAAACACATTTGTTTGCATGATGATCATGGTTCATTTACTGTGCTATATGATCGCTACTGGAATAAATCTCTTGCCATCGCCTATAATTTAACTAAAGACAAATCAACTGCTAAGGATATTGTTCAGGATTTATTTATTAGTTTTTGGAACCGTCGCAAAACACTTGAAATTAATAATTTTGATTCTTACCTGGCTACGGCTCTAAAGTTTTCGGTATTCTCTTATTTTGAAAAAGAGCGAAGAAGACGAATTATTCGAGAAGAAAAACTGGAAGTTAAACAAGAAGCCATTCTTGATGAGCAGATTGAATCGATGTTTTCTAACGATTATTTTTCAAATCTCCTGGAGCATCTTCCCGAAAAATGTAAATTAGTGGTGCAGTACAGCCGACTTGAAGATATGAAAAATGCAGATATTGCCAAGACTATGAATATTTCTGAGAAAACCGTTGAAGGACATTTAACCAAAGGCCTTAAAATTATTCGAAATAAATTTAGATATTAA
- a CDS encoding FecR family protein: protein MSPENIEDLIHKYLSGTATPQERELLDSWYQNQQTNSQQWVADSFDEEQVIKQEMFAEINAAISPEKVRSIRPVYKYVAAASVILLVGSITFFLGTSKQTDSKSNPIVVTTNLPGGTNGAVLTLASGEKVQLNNSAANKISLGEATGISSYNDSVLRYEDSKNKANKQIAYNTLTTPYGRQFSLVLSDGTKVYMNAGSTLEYPVVFQGSERLVKLSGEAYFEVVHNSKIPFRIKVKEQIIEDIGTAFNVSAYKDEKSAAVTLVEGSVKVKKKQSEVIIKPGEQAVTVDGNNNITVREADFDSALAWKNGLFHFSDQQLDVVLKQIARWYNLEIEYQGGIPSKTINGEIYRNMDGVQVLAVLKNLGVNYKLEGNKLIIKK, encoded by the coding sequence ATGAGTCCTGAAAATATAGAAGATTTAATTCACAAGTATCTTAGCGGTACCGCCACTCCTCAAGAGAGGGAGTTGCTGGATTCCTGGTACCAAAATCAGCAAACTAATTCTCAGCAATGGGTTGCTGATTCTTTTGATGAGGAGCAAGTTATCAAGCAAGAAATGTTTGCTGAAATTAATGCGGCGATTTCACCTGAGAAAGTGCGTAGTATTCGTCCTGTCTATAAATATGTTGCGGCCGCATCGGTAATTCTTCTAGTTGGATCCATCACTTTTTTTCTTGGTACATCAAAGCAAACTGATTCTAAAAGTAACCCAATAGTTGTTACTACAAATTTACCAGGAGGCACAAATGGTGCAGTTCTTACATTGGCCAGCGGTGAAAAAGTGCAATTAAACAATTCTGCGGCAAACAAGATCAGTCTTGGAGAGGCAACGGGAATCAGCAGTTATAATGATAGTGTCCTGAGGTATGAAGATTCGAAAAATAAGGCCAATAAACAAATAGCGTATAATACCTTAACAACACCTTATGGACGCCAGTTTTCACTGGTTTTATCAGATGGGACTAAAGTTTACATGAATGCCGGTTCAACATTGGAATACCCCGTTGTGTTTCAAGGTTCTGAGCGTTTGGTTAAACTATCGGGGGAAGCTTATTTTGAAGTGGTTCATAACAGTAAGATTCCTTTTAGAATCAAAGTCAAAGAGCAGATAATTGAAGATATAGGAACTGCTTTTAATGTTAGCGCTTACAAAGATGAAAAGTCTGCTGCGGTAACACTTGTAGAGGGAAGTGTAAAAGTTAAAAAGAAACAAAGTGAGGTCATTATAAAGCCTGGAGAGCAAGCTGTTACCGTTGATGGAAATAACAATATTACTGTAAGAGAAGCTGATTTTGATTCGGCCCTTGCTTGGAAAAACGGCCTGTTTCATTTTAGTGATCAGCAATTAGATGTAGTGCTCAAGCAAATTGCGCGCTGGTATAATCTGGAAATTGAATATCAGGGAGGTATTCCTTCGAAAACAATTAATGGAGAAATTTACAGAAATATGGATGGAGTACAAGTACTAGCGGTTTTAAAAAATTTGGGAGTAAATTATAAGCTTGAAGGAAATAAACTAATCATAAAAAAATAG